One part of the Verrucomicrobiota bacterium genome encodes these proteins:
- a CDS encoding ribosomal protein L16: GKGAPEYWAAVVRPGNMLFEIDGVTESVAKECFRLAAAKLPIRTRFLTRNHHA, encoded by the coding sequence AGGTAAAGGTGCGCCTGAGTATTGGGCAGCGGTAGTTCGTCCAGGTAATATGTTATTTGAAATCGATGGGGTGACCGAATCTGTCGCCAAAGAATGTTTCCGTCTGGCAGCGGCGAAACTGCCAATCCGCACGCGCTTTTTAACGCGTAATCATCATGCTTAA